The Ziziphus jujuba cultivar Dongzao chromosome 7, ASM3175591v1 genome includes a region encoding these proteins:
- the LOC107424698 gene encoding transcription factor HHO5-like, producing MELSLDSSSVFIPTTISEFISEISTIRDISEKLSKLDDFVKRLEDEMKKVDAFKRELPLCILLLNEAIERLKEEATQCKELKNGPVVEEFIPLKGNSDENGRADSGDDFSDKRNWMSSAQLWSTNIDSDYKKRECSVSELKLRNEEDDRSVPENPIELSCNYGNRGGAFVPFKGKSSCGGLLRSGLKEDKEVSQVPSLSLMPPVAAELCGSLNSKSNSNSKTSHGCRDGGGSSSSLLTDQMKIPSKTQHQTAQQQQQQQQQAFRKQRRCWSPELHRRFIDALQQLGGSQAATPKQIRELMQVEGLTNDEVKSHLQKYRLHVRKLPPSSAAQGGNLWMAHEQSPDNSKANISQSGSPQGPLGAAGSAKGLSSNGCDSMEAEEDEKSDGHSWKCGLHKAEQDVL from the exons atggaactGAGCTTGGATTCGAGTTCGGTGTTTATCCCAACTACCATTTCTGAGTTTATTTCGGAAATTTCAACCATCAGAGATATCTCTGAGAAATTATCAAAGCTCGATGATTTTGTGAAGAGACTcgaagatgaaatgaaaaagGTCGATGCTTTTAAGCGTGAGCTTCCTCTTTGCATCCTTCTCTTGAATGAAG CTATCGAGAGATTGAAAGAGGAAGCAACGCAGTGTAAGGAATTGAAAAACGGACCAGTGGTTGAAGAATTCATACCATTGAAAGGAAATTCTGATGAAAATGGAAGGGCGGATTCGGGAGATGATTTCAGTGACAAGAGGAACTGGATGAGCTCTGCACAGCTATGGAGCACAAACATTGACTCCGATTACAAGAAACGAGAATGCTCAGTTTCAGAGCTCAAActg AGAAACGAAGAAGACGATCGGTCAGTGCCCGAGAACCCAATAGAACTTTCTTGCAATTACGGAAACAGGGGAGGGGCTTTTGTGCCATTCAAGGGAAAATCAAGTTGTGGTGGTCTACTGAGAAGTGGCCTGAAGGAAGATAAGGAGGTTTCTCAAGTCCCAAGCCTTTCTCTGATGCCACCAGTGGCCGCCGAACTGTGTGGTTCTCTCAATTCCAAATCCAATTCCAATTCAAAGACTAGCCATGGCTGCAGAGATGGTGGTGGTTCCAGTTCATCACTTTTGACAGATCAAATGAAAATACCCAGCAAAACACAGCACCAAACAgcacagcagcagcagcagcagcaacaacaggCTTTCAGGAAACAGAGACGATGCTGGTCGCCGGAGCTTCATCGGCGTTTTATCGATGCGCTTCAACAGCTCGGCGGATCCCAAg CAGCAACACCTAAACAGATTAGAGAACTTATGCAGGTTGAAGGCCTAACAAATGATGAAGTAAAAAGCCATTTGCag AAATATAGACTTCATGTGCGAAAGCTACCGCCTTCATCGGCTGCCCAAGGAGGTAACCTATGGATGGCCCATGAACAAAGTCCAGACAACTCGAAGGCAAACATTTCACAGTCCGGTTCTCCACAAGGTCCCCTTGGTGCAGCTGGGTCTGCTAAAGGCCTATCTAGTAATGGATGTGACAGCATGGAAgctgaagaagatgaaaaatcGGATGGCCATAGTTGGAAATGTGGTCTTCACAAAGCTGAACAAGATGTTTTATAG
- the LOC107424699 gene encoding uncharacterized protein LOC107424699 isoform X2: MREIVTVQVGGFANFVGSHFWNFQGSVTYTPRLVSVDLQGTLGSMSSRGTLYNESSPGPSDVITWAGHVSTHASEPHRKNLFLESLYEEEQEKLTVTSRINGGENNSRREINDKDIVESLENGVQFWTDFSKVHYHPQSIYELSGLWLDVQEFDNYGIGKDAFSGGLRGEELNERLRFFVEECDHIQGFQFVVDDSGGFSAVAADFLENIADEYANTPVLLYAVRSPGSHTNPRSQKQSVSRDLHDSVSFSRLSSFCKLIVPVGLPILSGSKAATYLALKDEKPYHCSAVYAATLHSTTLPFRLEQLGPTADSHDISGSMDVNGVVQVLAGQARQNMVAILDVAMPAPPLIGKQVEQTLLGNLQPLTPEIAEDVEDLQAVESITVHGSFGSGGNRASVSEVNNMVGTAYRNATRRPMFCHLSVAQCPLPIPLPFPSIFGNHVGQHGELLDSPIMGSPSRGSLEVHSIPMAARLRSSSAVLPFLENRLVKLRRYGVERGASGAQLLRSWGFGQDDLEDMAEMLSKMVFALDPHSQMSSDSD; this comes from the exons ATGAGGGAAATAGTGACCGTTCAAGTTGGAGGTTTTGCAAACTTTGTGGGCTCACATTTTTGGAACTTTCAG GGCAGTGTTACTTATACTCCTCGCCTGGTTTCAGTTGATCTCCAAG GAACCCTTGGGTCTATGAGTTCACGTGGTACATTATACAATGAAAGTTCACCTGGACCTTCAGATGTTATCACATG GGCTGGTCATGTATCTACTCATGCATCAGAACCTCATAGGAAGAACCTGTTCTTGGAAAGTTTGTATGAGGAAGAGCAAGAGAAATTGACTGTGACAAGTAGGATCAATGGTGGGGAGAACAATTCTCGAAGAGAGATTAATGATAAGGATATAGTTGAAAGTTTAGAAAATGGTGTCCAATTTTGGACTGACTTCTCAAAAGTTCACTATCATCCCCAAAGTATATATGAATTAAGTGGACTGTGGTTGGATGTTCAGGAATTTGACAATTATGGGATTGGGAAGGATGCTTTCTCTGGGGGTTTAAGAGGAGAAGAACTGAATGAGAGACTTCGTttttttgttgaagaatgtgaTCATATTCAG GGCTTTCAGTTTGTTGTTGATGACTCAGGAGGTTTCTCAGCTGTAGCTGCTGATTTCCTGGAGAATATTGCTGATGAATACGCTAACACTCCAGTGTTGCTCTATGCTGTCCGAAGTCCTGGTTCTCACACTAACCCCAGAAGTCAGAAGCAGTCAGTCTCCAGGGATCTCCATGATTCAGTCTCATTTTCAAGACTATCATCCTTCTGTAAGCTGATAGTACCAGTCGGTTTACCCATTCTAAGTGGAA GTAAAGCTGCCACGTACCTCGCACTCAAAGATGAGAAGCCTTACCACTGCAGTGCAGTCTATGCTGCTACGCTACATTCTACCACCCTCCCTTTCCGGTTGGAACAACTTGGCCCAACTGCAGATTCACATGATATATCGGGTTCTATGGATGTAAATGGGGTTGTACAAGTACTAGCAGGGCAGGCTAGGCAGAATATGGTGGCCATTCTGGATGTTGCAATGCCAGCCCCTCCTTtgattg GAAAACAGGTTGAGCAAACTTTGTTAGGGAATTTACAGCCATTGACACCAGAGATAGCAGAGGACGTGGAAGACTTGCAGGCAGTGGAATCCATCACCGTCCACGGATCCTTTGGTTCAG GAGGTAATCGGGCTTCAGTGTCTGAAGTGAATAACATGGTTGGAACTGCTTACAGAAATGCAACAAGAAGGCCAATGTTCTGCCATCTTTCTGTGGCTCAATGTCCTCTTCCAATACCGTTACCATTTCCTTCAATATTTGGGAATCATGTTGGGCAACATGGTGAGCTATTGGACAGTCCAATAATGGGATCCCCTTCGAGGGGATCGCTTGAGGTTCATTCCATCCCAATGGCAGCTAGGCTGCGTTCTAGCAGCGCCGTGTTGCCATTTTTGGAGAATAGACTGGTGAAACTTAGGAGGTATGGAGTTGAGAGAGGAGCATCAGGGGCTCAGTTGCTTAGGAGTTGGGGCTTTGGGCAGGATGATTTAGAAGACATGGCAGAGATGCTGTCTAAAATGGTCTTTGCATTGGATCCTCATTCTCAAATGTCCTCAGATTCGGATTAA
- the LOC107424699 gene encoding uncharacterized protein LOC107424699 isoform X1, with protein MREIVTVQVGGFANFVGSHFWNFQDELLGLAADPYADSVFRNQHINMDVFYRTGETQQGSVTYTPRLVSVDLQGTLGSMSSRGTLYNESSPGPSDVITWAGHVSTHASEPHRKNLFLESLYEEEQEKLTVTSRINGGENNSRREINDKDIVESLENGVQFWTDFSKVHYHPQSIYELSGLWLDVQEFDNYGIGKDAFSGGLRGEELNERLRFFVEECDHIQGFQFVVDDSGGFSAVAADFLENIADEYANTPVLLYAVRSPGSHTNPRSQKQSVSRDLHDSVSFSRLSSFCKLIVPVGLPILSGSKAATYLALKDEKPYHCSAVYAATLHSTTLPFRLEQLGPTADSHDISGSMDVNGVVQVLAGQARQNMVAILDVAMPAPPLIGKQVEQTLLGNLQPLTPEIAEDVEDLQAVESITVHGSFGSGGNRASVSEVNNMVGTAYRNATRRPMFCHLSVAQCPLPIPLPFPSIFGNHVGQHGELLDSPIMGSPSRGSLEVHSIPMAARLRSSSAVLPFLENRLVKLRRYGVERGASGAQLLRSWGFGQDDLEDMAEMLSKMVFALDPHSQMSSDSD; from the exons ATGAGGGAAATAGTGACCGTTCAAGTTGGAGGTTTTGCAAACTTTGTGGGCTCACATTTTTGGAACTTTCAG GATGAATTGCTTGGGTTAGCAGCAGACCCTTATGCTGATTCAGTCTTCAGGAATCAGCATATAAATATGGATGTGTTCTACCGTACTGGTGAAACACAACAG GGCAGTGTTACTTATACTCCTCGCCTGGTTTCAGTTGATCTCCAAG GAACCCTTGGGTCTATGAGTTCACGTGGTACATTATACAATGAAAGTTCACCTGGACCTTCAGATGTTATCACATG GGCTGGTCATGTATCTACTCATGCATCAGAACCTCATAGGAAGAACCTGTTCTTGGAAAGTTTGTATGAGGAAGAGCAAGAGAAATTGACTGTGACAAGTAGGATCAATGGTGGGGAGAACAATTCTCGAAGAGAGATTAATGATAAGGATATAGTTGAAAGTTTAGAAAATGGTGTCCAATTTTGGACTGACTTCTCAAAAGTTCACTATCATCCCCAAAGTATATATGAATTAAGTGGACTGTGGTTGGATGTTCAGGAATTTGACAATTATGGGATTGGGAAGGATGCTTTCTCTGGGGGTTTAAGAGGAGAAGAACTGAATGAGAGACTTCGTttttttgttgaagaatgtgaTCATATTCAG GGCTTTCAGTTTGTTGTTGATGACTCAGGAGGTTTCTCAGCTGTAGCTGCTGATTTCCTGGAGAATATTGCTGATGAATACGCTAACACTCCAGTGTTGCTCTATGCTGTCCGAAGTCCTGGTTCTCACACTAACCCCAGAAGTCAGAAGCAGTCAGTCTCCAGGGATCTCCATGATTCAGTCTCATTTTCAAGACTATCATCCTTCTGTAAGCTGATAGTACCAGTCGGTTTACCCATTCTAAGTGGAA GTAAAGCTGCCACGTACCTCGCACTCAAAGATGAGAAGCCTTACCACTGCAGTGCAGTCTATGCTGCTACGCTACATTCTACCACCCTCCCTTTCCGGTTGGAACAACTTGGCCCAACTGCAGATTCACATGATATATCGGGTTCTATGGATGTAAATGGGGTTGTACAAGTACTAGCAGGGCAGGCTAGGCAGAATATGGTGGCCATTCTGGATGTTGCAATGCCAGCCCCTCCTTtgattg GAAAACAGGTTGAGCAAACTTTGTTAGGGAATTTACAGCCATTGACACCAGAGATAGCAGAGGACGTGGAAGACTTGCAGGCAGTGGAATCCATCACCGTCCACGGATCCTTTGGTTCAG GAGGTAATCGGGCTTCAGTGTCTGAAGTGAATAACATGGTTGGAACTGCTTACAGAAATGCAACAAGAAGGCCAATGTTCTGCCATCTTTCTGTGGCTCAATGTCCTCTTCCAATACCGTTACCATTTCCTTCAATATTTGGGAATCATGTTGGGCAACATGGTGAGCTATTGGACAGTCCAATAATGGGATCCCCTTCGAGGGGATCGCTTGAGGTTCATTCCATCCCAATGGCAGCTAGGCTGCGTTCTAGCAGCGCCGTGTTGCCATTTTTGGAGAATAGACTGGTGAAACTTAGGAGGTATGGAGTTGAGAGAGGAGCATCAGGGGCTCAGTTGCTTAGGAGTTGGGGCTTTGGGCAGGATGATTTAGAAGACATGGCAGAGATGCTGTCTAAAATGGTCTTTGCATTGGATCCTCATTCTCAAATGTCCTCAGATTCGGATTAA
- the LOC107406151 gene encoding LOB domain-containing protein 36 — MSPSNSPCAACKLQRRKCTQECVFAPYFPPDQPQKFENVHKVFGASNVAKLLNELNANQREDAVNSLAYEADARLRDPVYGCVGLISILQHKLKEVQSDLYNAKKELATYLGPQALHQILQPPTYLPQTHPGPSSSSVLPYNMSPMMGIPTGPSPSGQLVICDPLQQQHQTQQIFEAQQLAAAVAAREQQEMFRTSFEQKQALHQQQQQTQQPQDLLRFNSGGFDSASGSVTATGFNQMTAAAMSPSLALGNFDLSYHIQPQQPEHHNPHHTQLQAQILLPPQEPQVQQQQSQQTQQSQQQQTDQGEEGRGVGQTC, encoded by the coding sequence ATGTCGCCATCTAATTCTCCGTGCGCAGCGTGCAAGTTGCAAAGGCGAAAATGCACACAAGAGTGCGTGTTCGCACCGTATTTCCCACCGGATCAGCCTCAAAAGTTCGAGAATGTTCACAAGGTATTTGGGGCCAGCAATGTTGCTAAACTTCTCAACGAGCTCAACGCAAATCAGCGTGAAGACGCCGTGAACTCTTTGGCCTATGAAGCCGATGCCCGTCTCCGGGACCCAGTCTATGGCTGTGTGGGTCTAATCTCAATCCTTCAACACAAGCTGAAGGAAGTACAGAGCGATCTGTACAATGCCAAGAAAGAGCTAGCCACCTATTTGGGTCCCCAAGCTTTGCATCAGATTCTTCAACCCCCGACATATTTGCCGCAAACCCACCCGGGTCCCTCATCTTCTTCGGTCTTGCCGTACAATATGTCACCCATGATGGGAATCCCAACGGGGCCTTCACCCAGTGGTCAATTGGTCATTTGTGATCCTCTTCAACAGCAACATCAGACGCAGCAGATTTTCGAGGCTCAGCAATTGGCTGCGGCGGTGGCGGCGAGGGAGCAACAGGAGATGTTCCGGACTAGTTTTGAGCAGAAACAAGCACTGcaccagcagcagcagcagacCCAGCAGCCCCAAGACCTTTTGAGGTTTAACAGTGGTGGGTTCGACTCGGCTTCTGGTTCGGTCACTGCAACTGGGTTCAATCAGATGACTGCAGCTGCTATGTCTCCTTCGTTGGCTCTTGGAAACTTTGATCTTTCTTACCATATTCAACCCCAACAACCAGAACATCATAATCCTCACCACACTCAGCTTCAGGCACAGATTTTGCTTCCACCTCAAGAGCCACAAGTCCAACAACAACAATCCCAGCAAACACAGCAATCCCAACAGCAGCAGACAGATCAAGGCGAGGAGGGTAGGGGAGTTGGTCAGACTTGTTGA